A genomic stretch from Rhineura floridana isolate rRhiFlo1 chromosome 18, rRhiFlo1.hap2, whole genome shotgun sequence includes:
- the F2RL3 gene encoding proteinase-activated receptor 4, whose product MELGTSEPSRLLLLLLLSWTATAAYDYYDDYTANTTDAADVQLTWPPGLCPRAMPSATIIRNDTVFLMLPAAAWLQLDSPLITTALPVFYILIFLVGLPSNALALWVLATRVEMLPSTIFLMNLAAADLLLGLLLPLKISYYLLGNHWPFGEGLCRFTTVAFYGNMYCSLLLLACISVDRHLAVAYPFFARSCRSTAFAVSTCAVVWAMAALFTLPLALLRQSFPLLHTQRTLCHDALPYENDATYYHHYFLTLLACGFLAPLLVLALCSGGTLWVLLGKGEKYATAIKLTALVLVSVVALYTPSHVLLLLHYSHACLEVRSTLYVAYMVSLAVSTCNSCVDPFIYYYVSEEFRAKVKGRLFGRQHRKGSAISLKTCKETLPTKNSQSLV is encoded by the exons ATGGAGTTGGGCACATCGGAGCCAAGccgcctcctgctgctgctgctgctttcatgGACGGCCACAGCGGCTTACGACTACTATGATG ATTATACTGCCAACACAACTGACGCCGCCGATGTCCAGCTCACCTGGCCACCGGGTCTGTGCCCTCGTGCCATGCCCTCTGCCACCATCATCCGGAACGACACCGTCTTCCTGATGCTGCCTGCAGCCGCCTGGCTTCAGCTGGACAGCCCGCTCATCACCACGGCCCTCCCCGTCTTCTACATCCTCATCTTCCTGGTGGGGCTGCCCTCCAATGCCCTGGCGCTCTGGGTGCTGGCCACACGGGTGGAGATGCTTCCCTCCACTATCTTCCTGATGAACTTGGCAGCCGCCGACCTCCTCCTcgggctgctgctgccgctgaaGATCTCATACTACTTGCTGGGCAACCACTGGCCTTTTGGGGAGGGGCTGTGCCGCTTCACCACAGTGGCTTTCTATGGGAATATGTACTgctccctgctgctgctggcctgcATCAGCGTGGATCGCCACCTGGCTGTGGCCTACCCCTTCTTTGCCCGCTCCTGCCGCAGCACAGCCTTTGCCGTCAGCACCTGCGCCGTGGTGTGGGCGATGGCCGCCCTCTTCACGCTGCCCCTGGCCCTCCTCCGACAGTCCTTCCCGCTCCTCCACACCCAGCGGACCCTGTGCCATGACGCGCTGCCCTACGAGAACGACGCCACGTACTACCACCACTACTTCCTCACCCTCCTCGCCTGCGGCTTCCTGGCCCCACTCCTGGTCCTGGCACTCTGCTCCGGGGGAACACTCTGGGTGCTGCTGGGCAAGGGGGAGAAGTATGCCACAGCCATCAAGCTGACAGCGCTGGTGCTGGTGTCGGTGGTGGCCTTGTACACCCCCAGccacgtcctcctcctcctccactactCTCACGCCTGCCTCGAAGTCCGGAGCACCCTCTACGTGGCTTACATGGTCAGCCTGGCTGTCAGCACCTGCAACAGCTGTGTCGACCCTTTCATCTACTATTACGTCTCGGAAGAGTTCCGGGCAAAGGTGAAGGGGAGGCTCTTTGGGCGCCAACACCGCAAAGGCTCTGCCATCTCCCTGAAGACCTGCAAGGAGACCCTGCCCACCAAGAACTCTCAGTCTCTGGTGTAA